Genomic segment of uncultured Tolumonas sp.:
ATGGTTAGGGTAACGATAGCCATCTTTCACACCATCAGTAATTACACGATCAACGCTTACAGAACCGCCAGATAAAACATCACAAATGCTGACACCCTTACCACCGGCATTCCAACCGCCTTCAACTTGATGAGCGGCAACTGCACCACCCCATAAAAAATCTTTCGGTAACTGATTGGTCATATAATTTACTTCCTACATAGCATTGAATGATATTTGATGTTTAGATTTGAATGCTTTAAAGAAAAACGGCAGTTATAAACACTGTCCAACTAATAGTGTTCGTCAGCGTAATTAAATTCTGCTTAAGCCATCATCGCCAGCGCAGCAGAGAAATATTTTCTTCATAGTAGACCCCCTAATGTGCCTTTATGGTGAGCTAACTAAACTATAAAACAACCTGAAACCGGTTTCAGCAACCGGTTTCATTATTTTTGATATTGATCGCAGATTTGATCTTGCTGATTTTAGCTGCGAGATATAGCCGTTAAAATTATGGGTAATGCTTGTCCAATTTTAAGCGCTCAATTTGACGAGGATGAATTTTTCTTGAGTTATTTTGCTCAGGCTTTCACTTAATTACTGATACGGTGTACGTATGCTGTAAAATGCGCGAGTTAATCATCGGAAAATGAGTCTTTTTTCGAATAAATATGCTCTTATCCCTTCCCGTCAGCGGGAAAAAATGATTAAATTCTCACTCATTTATTGTGCATAAATATGCACGATAAAAATTAAGACCATTACCACGGTACACCTAGGCTAATTGGTAACATAGATTTTGTTGACCAATCAGTAGGTGGAGAATATTTTCTCATCAGTGTGTGTGATTCGCCGATGTGATTAGCTGCTTGCCGCTTTCACATCCTTAATTTTCAGACACAGGTTCAGGGGAATAAGTGCATAACCTGAAAGGTATGCATTACTCCATAGTTCTTTCGAGCAGGATTAAAATTATGACTACGATTCTCAAGCATCTTCCAGTTGGCGAACGCATTGGTATCGCTTTCTCTGGTGGTCTGGATACCAGCGCAGCGTTGCTATGGATGCGTCAGAAAGGCGCGGTGCCTTATGCTTATACAGCCAATCTGGGTCAACCAGACGAAGAAGACTATGATGCAATCCCTCGTCGCGCGATGGAATATGGAGCTGAAAACGCCAGATTGATCGATTGCCGTAAGCAACTGGTTGCTGAAGGTATTGCTGCAATTCAGTGTGGTGCTTTCCATAACACAACTGCAGGGGTTGCTTATTTCAATACAACGCCGTTAGGCCGTGCCGTGACCGGTACCATGCTGGTTGCCGCCATGAAAGATGACGGTGTCAACATCTGGGGTGATGGTAGTACTTATAAAGGTAACGATATTGAACGTTTTTATCGTTACGGTCTGCTGACTAATGCTGAATTACAAATTTACAAACCATGGTTGGACACTGATTTTATTGATGAATTAGGTGGTCGCCAGGAAATGTCTGAATTTATGATCAAAGCTGGTTTTGATTATAAAATGTCTGTAGAAAAAGCTTACTCTACTGATTCCAACATTTTAGGTGCAACACATGAAGCAAAAGACCTGGAATATTTAAACTCCAGCGTCAAAATCGTAAATCCGATTATGGGCGTTAAATTCTGGGATGAGAACGTCAAGATCCCTGCAGAAGAAGTAACGATCCGCTTTGAACGGGGAATCCCTGTTGCACTGAATGGCGTAACCTTTAGGGATGATGTTGAACTGATGCTGGAAGCTAACCGCATTGGTGGTCGTCACGGTTTAGGTATGAGCGATCAGATCGAGAACCGTATTATCGAAGCAAAAAGCCGCGGTATCTATGAAGCGCCAGGCATGGCACTGTTACATATTGCCTACGAACGTTTAGTAACCGGTATCCATAACGAAGATACAATTGAGCTGTATCATGCACATGGCCGTCAGTTAGGTCGTTTCTTATATCAAGGCCGCTGGTTCGACTCACAGGCACTGATGTTGCGTGATGCATCACAACGTTGGGTTGCAAGTGCTATCACTGGCGAAGTAACTTTAGAACTGCGCCGTGGTAACGACTATTCGATCCTGAACACTGTGTCTGATAACCTGACTTATCAAGCAGAGCGTTTGACCATGGAAAAAGGTGACTCTATGTTCTCCCCTGATGACCGTATTGGTCAATTAACCATGCGCAACTTGGATATCACCGATACTCGCGCCAAACTGATCAATTATGTAGAAACAGGTCTGCTTTCAGCGTCAGCTAGCACTGGTCTACCGCAGGTAGAAAAGAAGTAATACCGATTCAAACAGCTAGATAAATTAAGAGGGCATGTTTTCATGCCCTCTTTTTTATTTTGATAAATATGAGAAAGAATGTAGCCCGCATTAAAAAAGACACCAACGGTGACACAAAATTCTTTATTTGTGCCGCCCTGCTTGGCCGTAAATGATGCTTTAATGTCGGATTTACTGAATTTCAGACAACAAAAAACCCCGCATAGCGGGGTTTTTACTTTTCTTCAAATTAGGAGCCTGGCAGTGTCCTACTCTCACATGGCGAATGCCACACTACCATCGGCGCTACAACGTTTCACTTCTGTGTTCGGCATGGGTACAGGTGGTTCCATCGCGCTATTGCCGCCAGGCATATTCGGTTCCCTTATCGCTGTTATTAACCATCTTCAGCAATAAGTCTTGGAAAGCTGTGTTGACTATTCCTAGTCAATCTTTATCAGTTCATCAATCAAACAAGCGCTTCAAAACTACTTGGGTGTTGTATGGTTAAGCCTCTCGGGTCATTAGTATGAGTTAGCTCAATGTCTCACGACACTTACACACCTCACCTATCAACGTCGTAGTCTTCAACGGCCCTTCAGAGGACTTATAGTCCTAGGGATGACTCATCTCGTGGCAAGTTTCCCGCTTAGATGCTTTCAGCGGTTATCTTTTCCGAACTTAGCTACCGGGCAGTGCCATTGGCATGACAACCCGAACACCAGCGGTTCGTTCACTCCGGTCCTCTCGTACTAGGAGCAACCCCACTCAATCATCCAACGCCCACGGCAGATAGGGACCGAACTGTCTCACGACGTTCTGAACCCAGCTCGCGTACCACTTTAAATGGCGAACAGCCATACCCTTGGGACCAACTTCAGCCCCAGGATGTGATGAGCCGACATCGAGGTGCCAAACACCGCCGTCGATATGAACTCTTGGGCGGTATCAGCCTGTTATCCCCGGAGTACCTTTTATCCGTTGAGCGATGGCCCTTCCATTCAGAACCACCGGATCACTATGACCTGCTTTCGCACCTGCTCGACCTGTCCGTCTCGCAGTTAAGCGGGCTTATGCCATTGCACTAACCTCACGATGTCCGACCGTGATTAGCCCACCTTCGTGCTCCTCCGTTACTCTTTGGGAGGAGACCGCCCCAGTCAAACTACCCACCAGACACTGTCCCTGACCCAGATAATGGGTTGAGGTTAGAACATCAAACATACCAGGGTGGTATTTCAAGGACGGCTCCATGACAACTAGCGTCATCACTTCAAAGCCTCCCACCTATCCTACACAGGTAGGTTCAATGTTCAGTGTCAAGCTATAGTAAAGGTTCACGGGGTCTTTCCGTCTAGCCGCGGGTACACCGCATCTTCACGGCGAATTCGATTTCACTGAGTCTCGGGTGGAGACAGCATGGCCATGGTTACACCATTCGTGCAGGTCGGAACTTACCCGACAAGGAATTTCGCTACCTTAGGACCGTTATAGTTACGGCCGCCGTTTACCGGGGCTTCGATCAAGAGCTTCGCTTGCGCTAACCCCATCAATTAACCTTCCGGCACCGGGCAGGTGTCACACCCTATACGTCCACTTTCGTGTTTGCAGAGTGCTGTGTTTTTGTTAAACAGTCCCAGCCATCTGGTCACTGCGGCTGCCATTAGCTCCAGAAGCAAGTTCCTTCACCAACAACAGCGTACCTTCTCCCGAAGTTACGGTACTATTTTGCCTAGTTCCTTCACCCGAGTTCTCTCAAGCGCCTTGGTATTCTCTACCTGACCACCAGTGTTGGTTTGGGGTACGATTCTTTGTAACCTGAAGCTTAGAGGCTTTTCCTGGAAGCGTGGCATCAGTAACTTCATGACCGTAGTCACTTCGTCTCGGCTCTCGGAATAAAGTACAGCGGATTTGCCTACCGTACATCCCTACCACCTTTCACCAGCACTACCAACCGCTGGCTTACTTAGCCTTCTCCGTCCCCTCATCGCAGTTACAAAAAGTGCAGGAATATTAACCCGCTTCCCATCGACTACGCCTTTCAGCCTCGCCTTAGGGGTCGACTCACCCTGCCCCGATTAACGTTGGACAGGAACCCTTGGTCTTCCGGCGAGGGAGTCTTTCACTCCCTTTAACGTTACTCACGTCAGCATTCGCACTTCTGATATCTCCAGCATGCGTTACCACACACCTTCACAGACTTACAG
This window contains:
- the argG gene encoding argininosuccinate synthase, producing the protein MTTILKHLPVGERIGIAFSGGLDTSAALLWMRQKGAVPYAYTANLGQPDEEDYDAIPRRAMEYGAENARLIDCRKQLVAEGIAAIQCGAFHNTTAGVAYFNTTPLGRAVTGTMLVAAMKDDGVNIWGDGSTYKGNDIERFYRYGLLTNAELQIYKPWLDTDFIDELGGRQEMSEFMIKAGFDYKMSVEKAYSTDSNILGATHEAKDLEYLNSSVKIVNPIMGVKFWDENVKIPAEEVTIRFERGIPVALNGVTFRDDVELMLEANRIGGRHGLGMSDQIENRIIEAKSRGIYEAPGMALLHIAYERLVTGIHNEDTIELYHAHGRQLGRFLYQGRWFDSQALMLRDASQRWVASAITGEVTLELRRGNDYSILNTVSDNLTYQAERLTMEKGDSMFSPDDRIGQLTMRNLDITDTRAKLINYVETGLLSASASTGLPQVEKK